One region of Catenuloplanes indicus genomic DNA includes:
- a CDS encoding S9 family peptidase, producing the protein MTTETPAHARPPIAKRVPTERTHHGDTVVDPYAWLTAKDDPETIAYLTAENEYTDAVTAHLAGLRDKIFNEIKERTQETDLSVPSRKGDYWYYSRTVEGSQYGIHCRRAVAPGETDPPIPADGAPLAGEEVLLDGNVLAEGHDFFALGTFDVSPDGRRLAYSVDFAGDERFTLHVKDLTTGEVLPDAVPEVSYGSAWSADGSVLFYLTVDDAWRPYRVWRHVIGTPTADDAIVFEEPDERFWVGVGLTRSEKFVLVEASSKITSEVRAIPAHAPLSEPVLIAPRRQGVEYSVEHHGHRFLILHNDGAEDFALAYTSADNPGDWVPLIPHEPGTRLESVDAFTHHLVVSLRKNGLTGVRVLPIGGTDSYDLEFPEPLYDVGLSGNPEYDTNSIRLHYTSFVTPNSVYDYDLVTRALTLRKRQPVLGDFDPDGYEQHRDWALAEDGTRVPISLVFRKGVARDGRAPLVLYGYGSYESSMDPYFSIARLSLLDRGVIFAVAHVRGGGEMGRRWYEDGKLLAKKNTFTDFVAAARHVTKAGWTSADRIVARGGSAGGLLMGAIANLAPDAFTGVVAEVPFVDALNSILDPSLPLTVIEWEEWGNPLESAEVYQYMKSYTPYENVTAQAYPQILAMTGINDTRVLYHEPAKWIARLRHVVPDGTFLLKTEMGAGHGGPSGRYDAWKEEAFVLSWILDRLGRATV; encoded by the coding sequence GTGACCACCGAGACGCCTGCCCACGCCCGACCGCCGATCGCAAAGCGGGTGCCGACCGAGCGCACCCACCACGGCGACACGGTCGTGGACCCATACGCCTGGCTGACCGCGAAGGACGATCCGGAGACGATCGCCTACCTCACCGCGGAGAACGAGTACACGGACGCGGTCACCGCGCACCTGGCCGGCCTGCGGGACAAGATCTTCAACGAGATCAAGGAGCGGACACAGGAGACGGACCTCTCCGTACCCTCCCGCAAGGGTGACTACTGGTACTACTCCCGCACGGTCGAGGGCAGCCAGTACGGCATCCACTGCCGGCGTGCGGTCGCGCCCGGCGAGACGGACCCGCCGATCCCGGCCGACGGTGCGCCACTGGCCGGCGAGGAGGTGCTGCTGGACGGCAACGTGCTGGCCGAGGGGCACGACTTCTTCGCGCTCGGCACGTTCGACGTGAGCCCGGACGGGCGGCGCCTGGCGTACTCGGTGGACTTCGCCGGTGACGAGCGGTTCACGCTGCACGTCAAGGACCTGACCACCGGCGAGGTGCTGCCGGACGCGGTGCCCGAGGTGTCCTACGGCAGCGCCTGGTCCGCGGACGGCTCGGTGCTGTTCTACCTGACCGTGGACGACGCCTGGCGGCCGTACCGGGTGTGGCGGCACGTGATCGGCACGCCGACGGCCGACGACGCGATCGTGTTCGAGGAGCCGGACGAGCGGTTCTGGGTCGGCGTGGGCCTGACCCGGTCGGAGAAGTTCGTCCTGGTCGAGGCGAGCAGCAAGATCACCAGTGAGGTACGGGCAATCCCGGCGCACGCGCCGCTCAGCGAACCGGTCCTGATCGCGCCGCGCCGGCAGGGCGTGGAGTACTCCGTCGAGCACCACGGGCACCGGTTCCTGATCCTGCACAACGACGGCGCGGAGGACTTCGCGCTGGCGTACACGTCGGCGGACAACCCGGGCGACTGGGTGCCGCTGATCCCGCACGAGCCGGGCACCCGGCTGGAGTCGGTCGACGCGTTCACCCACCACCTGGTGGTGTCGCTGCGCAAGAACGGGCTGACCGGCGTGCGCGTGCTGCCGATCGGCGGCACGGACAGCTACGACCTGGAGTTCCCGGAGCCGCTCTACGACGTCGGCCTGTCCGGCAACCCGGAGTACGACACGAACTCGATCCGGCTGCACTACACCTCGTTCGTCACGCCGAACTCGGTCTACGACTACGACCTGGTGACCCGCGCGCTGACGTTGCGCAAGCGGCAGCCGGTGCTGGGCGACTTCGACCCGGACGGGTACGAGCAGCACCGGGACTGGGCGCTCGCGGAAGACGGCACCCGGGTGCCGATCTCGCTGGTGTTCCGCAAGGGCGTGGCCCGGGACGGCCGGGCCCCGCTGGTCCTCTACGGCTACGGATCGTACGAGTCCAGCATGGACCCGTACTTCTCGATCGCCCGGCTGTCGCTGCTGGACCGCGGCGTCATCTTCGCGGTCGCGCACGTGCGCGGCGGCGGTGAGATGGGCCGCCGGTGGTACGAGGACGGCAAGCTGCTGGCGAAGAAGAACACGTTCACCGACTTCGTCGCGGCCGCGCGGCACGTGACCAAGGCCGGGTGGACGTCCGCCGACCGGATCGTGGCGCGCGGCGGCTCGGCCGGTGGCCTGCTGATGGGCGCGATCGCGAACCTGGCGCCGGACGCGTTCACCGGCGTGGTGGCCGAGGTGCCGTTCGTGGACGCACTGAACTCGATCCTCGACCCGTCGCTGCCGCTCACCGTGATCGAGTGGGAGGAGTGGGGCAACCCGCTCGAATCGGCCGAGGTGTACCAGTACATGAAGTCGTACACACCGTACGAGAACGTGACCGCGCAGGCGTACCCGCAGATCCTCGCGATGACCGGGATCAACGACACGCGCGTGCTCTACCACGAGCCGGCCAAGTGGATCGCCCGGCTGCGGCACGTGGTACCGGACGGGACATTCCTGCTCAAGACGGAGATGGGCGCGGGTCACGGCGGCCCTAGCGGCCGCTACGACGCGTGGAAGGAAGAGGCATTCGTGCTCTCCTGGATCCTCGACCGGCTGGGCCGCGCCACGGTCTGA
- a CDS encoding FtsX-like permease family protein, with product MSPGTALRLALAGTRTDTLRVTLTAVSAALASVAVLCAVTVLAIRTPDTGDGLSVQYRSDLMQQPGLRPGVAIALLLLCIPVLALAAQCSRLGAPARDRRLAVFRLAGATPGQTLAVIAVETGLATLIGTLTGLAVFLGGHRLLDRRNARGELWLPTDVLPPAWAIVAICVALPVAAMLVAALLLRRVRVTPFGVARQATRHRTPHTWPGPVLAVGLALFLGFAPLTAWFGERAKTVEDWFVYLVFVVVPLVMAVSVIAGTGAIAYLVGVAMRRWGRAPSTLLAGARLMADPWSGSRVLAALLACVLVGGVSAGFRARFQALADAKSAVDLRWTAVTGEPALSGPHQDGFYLNAMDLVDLAVAVAVAITALALLIAAADGLVSRRRTYASLVATGVPRGVIARSVVWQVFVPAVPAVLIAGLSGWLVTRSLGTEIRSGGIQGTICTADGPICSDPVASAPFLRTVDVGPIVQAVPVPVPGLLLLIGGALLAVLATIGISLLFLRGSTAVEELRAA from the coding sequence GTGAGCCCCGGCACCGCGCTGCGCCTGGCCTTGGCCGGCACCCGCACCGACACGCTGCGGGTGACGCTGACCGCGGTCAGCGCGGCGCTCGCCTCGGTGGCCGTGCTCTGCGCCGTGACCGTGCTGGCCATCCGCACACCGGACACCGGCGACGGCCTGTCCGTCCAGTACCGGTCGGATCTGATGCAGCAGCCGGGCCTGCGCCCGGGCGTGGCGATCGCGCTGCTGCTGCTCTGCATCCCGGTGCTGGCACTGGCCGCGCAGTGCTCACGGCTCGGCGCACCGGCCCGGGACCGGCGGCTGGCCGTGTTCCGGCTCGCCGGTGCCACGCCCGGGCAGACGCTCGCGGTGATCGCCGTGGAGACCGGCCTGGCCACGCTGATCGGCACGCTTACCGGCCTGGCCGTCTTCCTCGGCGGGCACCGGCTGCTGGACCGGCGGAACGCGCGCGGCGAGCTGTGGCTGCCCACGGACGTGCTGCCGCCCGCCTGGGCGATCGTGGCGATCTGCGTGGCGCTGCCGGTGGCCGCGATGCTGGTGGCCGCGCTGTTGTTGCGCCGGGTGCGGGTGACCCCGTTCGGCGTGGCCCGTCAGGCGACCCGGCACCGGACACCGCACACGTGGCCCGGGCCGGTCCTGGCGGTCGGGCTCGCGCTGTTCCTCGGCTTCGCGCCGCTCACCGCGTGGTTCGGGGAGCGTGCGAAGACCGTCGAGGACTGGTTCGTCTACCTGGTCTTCGTCGTGGTCCCACTGGTCATGGCGGTGTCCGTGATCGCCGGGACCGGGGCGATCGCGTACCTGGTGGGCGTGGCGATGCGCCGGTGGGGCCGGGCGCCGTCCACGCTGCTGGCCGGTGCGCGGCTGATGGCCGACCCGTGGAGCGGCAGCCGGGTGCTCGCCGCGCTGCTGGCCTGCGTGCTGGTCGGCGGCGTGTCGGCCGGCTTCCGGGCCCGCTTCCAGGCTCTGGCCGACGCGAAGTCGGCCGTGGACCTGCGCTGGACCGCGGTGACCGGCGAGCCGGCGCTGTCCGGACCGCACCAGGACGGCTTCTACCTCAACGCGATGGACCTGGTGGATCTCGCCGTCGCCGTCGCCGTCGCCATCACGGCGCTGGCGCTGCTGATCGCGGCCGCGGACGGTCTGGTGTCCCGCCGCCGCACCTACGCATCGCTGGTCGCGACCGGGGTGCCGCGCGGCGTGATCGCCCGTTCGGTGGTGTGGCAGGTGTTCGTCCCGGCCGTACCGGCGGTGCTGATCGCGGGGCTGTCCGGCTGGCTGGTCACGCGCAGCCTCGGGACGGAGATCCGGTCGGGCGGCATCCAGGGCACGATCTGCACGGCCGACGGCCCGATCTGCAGCGACCCGGTCGCGAGCGCGCCGTTCCTGCGTACGGTCGACGTCGGGCCGATCGTGCAGGCGGTGCCCGTACCCGTGCCGGGTCTTCTGCTCCTGATCGGCGGCGCGCTGCTGGCGGTGCTGGCCACGATCGGGATCAGCCTGCTCTTCCTGCGCGGCAGCACCGCGGTCGAGGAGCTGCGGGCCGCCTGA
- a CDS encoding ABC transporter ATP-binding protein, translating to MSDPILAARGLVKSYGASPALRGVTLDVAAGEIVAVTGPSGCGKSTLLHCLAGILRPDAGEVTYRDQRVDLLAEAARSRLRRSEFGVLFQFGQLVAELTAAENVALPLLLAGTRRPAARTAALTWLDRLGVADLAGKRPGEMSGGQQQRVALGRALVTEPRVLFADEPTGALDTLAGEQVMGHLVRLARAQDTTVVLVTHEPRIAGYADRELVMRDGEIVTAAMAAAR from the coding sequence ATGAGCGATCCGATTCTGGCCGCACGCGGGCTGGTGAAGTCGTACGGTGCGTCACCGGCGCTGCGCGGCGTGACGCTCGACGTCGCGGCCGGTGAGATCGTGGCGGTGACCGGCCCGTCCGGCTGCGGCAAGTCCACACTGCTGCACTGCCTGGCCGGCATCCTCCGGCCGGACGCCGGCGAGGTCACCTACCGCGACCAGCGCGTCGACCTGTTGGCAGAGGCGGCGCGGTCCCGGCTGCGCCGCTCCGAGTTCGGCGTGCTGTTCCAGTTCGGCCAGCTCGTCGCGGAGCTCACCGCGGCGGAGAACGTCGCGCTTCCGCTGCTGCTCGCCGGCACCCGGCGGCCGGCGGCCCGGACCGCGGCGCTGACCTGGCTGGACCGGTTGGGCGTGGCCGACCTCGCCGGCAAACGCCCGGGCGAGATGTCCGGCGGTCAGCAGCAGCGCGTCGCGCTGGGCCGGGCGCTGGTCACCGAGCCGCGCGTGCTGTTCGCGGACGAGCCGACCGGCGCGCTGGACACGCTCGCCGGTGAGCAGGTGATGGGCCACCTGGTCCGGCTGGCCCGCGCGCAGGACACCACGGTCGTGCTGGTCACGCACGAGCCGCGGATCGCCGGCTACGCGGACCGGGAGCTCGTCATGCGCGACGGTGAGATCGTCACCGCGGCGATGGCGGCCGCCCGGTGA
- a CDS encoding PadR family transcriptional regulator, translating into MSTGHVLLGLLATGPKHGYELKRAHDAHMPRAKPLAFGQVYATLGRLQRDGLVAEGDRDRDAGPERTSFTLTDAGRARLDEWLAEVEAPAPFVSSELLAKVVVALLAADSRRAGAYLAAQRAAHAARLRELTAAKLDPESALGDVIAADFAISHLDADLRWMETTIARVNELQQGVPA; encoded by the coding sequence ATGTCGACCGGCCATGTGCTCCTGGGGCTGTTAGCCACCGGCCCGAAGCACGGATATGAGTTGAAACGGGCCCACGACGCGCACATGCCGCGGGCCAAGCCGCTGGCGTTCGGGCAGGTCTACGCGACGCTCGGGCGGCTCCAGCGGGACGGTCTGGTCGCCGAGGGCGACCGTGACCGCGATGCCGGCCCGGAGCGCACCAGCTTCACGCTGACCGACGCCGGGCGGGCCCGCCTCGACGAGTGGCTGGCTGAGGTCGAGGCACCGGCCCCGTTCGTGTCCAGCGAGCTGCTGGCCAAGGTGGTGGTGGCCCTGCTCGCGGCGGACTCGCGACGGGCCGGTGCCTACCTGGCGGCGCAGCGCGCGGCGCACGCGGCGCGGCTGCGCGAGCTGACCGCGGCCAAGCTCGACCCGGAGTCGGCGCTCGGCGACGTGATCGCCGCCGACTTCGCCATCTCACATCTCGACGCCGACCTGCGCTGGATGGAGACCACCATCGCGCGCGTCAACGAGTTGCAGCAGGGGGTTCCGGCATGA